The following nucleotide sequence is from Roseivirga sp. BDSF3-8.
ATCCCGTATTGATTTTGCCACACCAGCCAGGAGGCTATACCGAAGAGGTATATGGCGGGTTGGGCATGGTCCATTGCGGACAAGGTCTTCAGATCCCCCTCAAAGCACACTTTTTTAATATCATAGGCGAGTATATCAGCGGCTTCTTCATAGAGTTGCTTCACCTCTTTGTGCTGCTCATAAAGGCTCTTACCCATACCGGCGTATTGTGTGCCGCCACCAGGAAACAGTAATGCTATTTTTTTATCCATTAGTCTAGGGCCTTTACAATTCAAATTCCTGAAAATCCTCTTTCTGGCCGGCGCTCTCTTCTACCCCGGTGCGCTTATTGATCACCGCACTGAGGTCACCCACTGTGGCACCGTTAAATACATCGCCTACCTGCAGGACATCGGGGTAGCGCTCCCCGCTAAGGTTTACCAGTTGGATCGCTTTCAATGAATCACCTCCCAGGCGGAAGAAATCATCATTCAGACCGGGCTTTTCAGCTCCGAGCACTTTAGTGAAGAGTGAGGCTATAAATAGCTCCGGCTCACTGGCAGGTGCTTTGTATGCGGCCTTTCGGCTTTCCACTATCTCTTTAGGTTCCGGCAGCGCTGTGGTGTCGACCTTGCCATTCGCCGTCAGCGGGATTTCCTGAACTTCTACCAGGAAGCGGGGCACCATGTAGGGGGGTAATGACCTGCCTACATGCTCCCGGAGAGCCTCTTCCGTTGCGGCAGCATCAGCTATATAATAGGCTATGAGCATGGGCTCACCTGCCGGAGACAGGCGTACAGCTACATGAGCATCGTTTACTGAAGCGTGTTCCAGCAGCAGGCTTCTCACTTCCCCCGGTTCTATGCGGTGGCCGTTTACTTTTACCTGCTCATCAGCACGCCCCTCATAAGCCAGCATGCCACCGGGCAGCCAGCGACCGAGATCTCCCGTCAGGTAGGCTTTGCCTTCTCCCCAGGGATCCTTAATAAACTTAGCCTCCGTGGCCTGGTCATCACCCGCGTAGCCTTTTGCGACTCCCTCACCGGCGATCACGATCTCTCCCGTGGCACCATAAGGAAGCAGGGTGTGCCTGCTATCGGTGATGTACAGGCGTGTATTGGCTACGGGCTTGCCGATATTTATACGGGTGTCCTCACGGTCAATTTTTTTCACAGAAGCTCCTACTGTAGTCTCCGTAGGGCCGTATTCGTTATAAATGACCATGTCCGCGTTCAGCGCCAGGAGGGTGTGAATATCATCTGGCTTCAGGGCCTCACCTCCGGCGATGATTTTCTTCACCTCCGAGCTACTGAGGTTCAGGTTTTTGAGCAGGCGTATATGTGAGGGCGTCAGCTTTACGGCCTGAACCGGCGAACCCGGGCCAAATACTTCCGAAAGGACTTCCTGCACCGCTTCCCTCTGTGGCAGTTGGATGCTTCCCCCTCTCAGCAGCGGGGAGAAAATGCTGGTGAGGGTGAGGTCAAATGAGGGAGAGGTGAAGAAAGGCATATTGTACCCTCCCTCATCGTTGAAATAGTAGTCATTTGCCCAGGTGATGTAATTCACAAAATTACGGTGGGTCACCTGCACACCTTTTGGCCACCCGGTGGTACCTGAGGTGAATATCAGGTAGGCGTTGTGGTCCTGGGCAACACTGGCTTGTATCTCTGCAGCGTCGGGTAGCTGATCCGCCTCAACATCTAAGGCCACCAGAAACCCGGTAAAAAAGCCGATATCCATGAGGTAGTTGCTGTGAGTGATCAGGGCTTTACACTCTGATTGGCTGACTATGTGCTCTTTGCGGGCATCGGGGTATGTGGTATCCACTGGCACAAAGGCTGCCCCGCTATACATGATGGCAAGCATGGATACAATGGTATCGGCTGACCGGTCCATGAAGATCGCCACCGTATCACCCGGCATCACTCCGCCATTCCTGGTCAGGTGTTGCGAAACACGGCGGGCTTTGTCTGCAAGTTGAGCGTAGGTGAAACTCTCCTCCTGACCGGCAATCGCGATCGCATCCGGTGTACGCTCCACCTGCTTTTGGAAAAGCGAGACCAGCGTGGCCTTTTCATCAAATGGGCGCTCTTCGCCTCTGCCCACCTGCAACAGGTCTGCCTCTTGCTTTTCGCTCAGCAGAGCAATGTCCTTTAGCTTTGCCGCAGGGTTGCCTGTGACCTGACTGGCTATCCGCTTAAGCTGCGCGGCAATATCTTTGAGTTGTTCCTCAGTGAATACATTCAGGTTAAAGTCAAAACGTATGCTGAGGGTATCCCCGGGAATGACTGACAGGTTAAAGTCATAGGTGGTGTGCTCGAACAGGTTAAAGCCGGTAACACGGAAGCTTCCCTCCTGCTGAGCTCCTTCCGCTATCCGCTCATCAATTGGATAGTTCTCGAAGGCCATAATGTGGTCGAAAAGCCCGCCTGTCAATTCGCTGGAGCGCTGTACATCTACCAATGGCGTATAGTGATGGGGCAAGGCTTCAGCAGCTTCTTTCTGCATGCTGCCTAACAGCTCTGTAAAGGTCTCCTCAGGTGAGGGCGAGAGGCGGACGGGAATCACGTTGATAAACATACCGGGCATATTCTGAATGCCGGGCAAATCGGCCGGACGGCCTGAGACCACTGCGCCGAATACAACGTCTTCCTGCTGCTGGTACCGGCTTAGCAGGATTCCCCAAAGGGCCTGAAACACCAGGCTTACCGTTACCCCTGCTCCGGTAGCCAGCTTTTCGAGCTGCTGACTTTCCTTTTGGTCAAAGGCCAGGGTGGTGTGAGCGGGGCGATAGGCGGTACCTTCCTTTTTAGTGGCATGCCTGGGTATACGCGCCATACGGTCATAGCCTTGCAGGTACTGTTTCCAGAAGCGCTGACTGTCTTCGCCATTCTGATTTCCCAGCCAGCGCACATAGTCCCGAAACTGCCTGGCTACGGGTAGGACGGGCTTCTCACCTTTTTCTATAGCCTGGTAGCTATCGAGAAAGTCGGCCAGCAGGATAGCCAGTGACCAACCGTCCATGAGGATATGGTGATAGGTCCAGATGACTTCATAGGTGTGGCTGTCTACCTTTACCACTTTCAGCCGGAAGGCTACGCTTTTCTTCAGATCGAAGGGCTTTTCGCGCTCGCGCGACTTGATCTGCTCCAGTGCGGTTTCCTTCGAATCACTTTCTGAGATATCTTCCTGAGCGAAATCGACCTCTACCTCTCTCAGTACCACCTGCAGAATATCACGGGTGGATTTCTGCACAAAGACTGTCCTTAATATGTCGTAGCGGGCGGTCAGATGTTCAAAGGTCTTTTTGACCAGGTCAGGCTGAAGGGTTCCTTCCACCCGGTAGGCCACCTGTTGCACGTAGGCTGTCCCTTCCTCCAGGAGGGCATGAAAATACATACCCTCCTGCATAGGCGAGAGGTTATAAATGTTCTGTATGTTTTCCTTTGACAGGTTTTGCATAGGTCATTCGGCAATTAGTCGAACAGGGAATCCAGTTCTTCCAGGCTCAGGTCTTTATAATCAAAGTCACTTGGTGTAAGCTCGGTATCTTCACGTCCGGCGCAGTGGGCTACCAGTTCCTGCAAGGCTTCGGTATAGGCGGTGGCGAGGCGTTGGATGGTCTCTTCATGATATTGGCCGGGGCTGTAATAGACGGAGGTTTCCAGTTTACCACCGGTGACCATACCGATGACGTCCAGGGCATATTCCCGTCTTTCACGGGGATCTTCAAGATTACCTACGGAAGCATCGAGCACGGTAAACTGTTCGTTCTTTACTTCTGCATCAAACTGGCCAAAGTAGTTAAAGCGCACCTCGGGACTGAGGCTGAATGTCAACTCCTTTTTCACCTCCTCCGGGCTAAGGTATTGTAATATACCGTAACCGATCCCTTTGGCCGGTATGCGGCGCAGCGTTTCTTTAGTGCGTTTGATCTGCAGGCCGGCATCTTCACCGCCTGTAGTCAGTACCAAAGGGAAAAGGCTTGTAAAACAGCCCACGGTACGGTTGATATCCAGGTCGTCGGCAATTTCTTCCCTGCCGTGAGCCTCCATTTCAACCGGCACTGCTTCCAGGCCAAATGTCTTGTGCAGGCTGTTCATGAGTGCGGTCAGCAGCAAGTCGTTTACCTCCGTATTATAGGCTGCATTGGCTTTTCCCAGTAAGAGGGCGGTAGTCTCTTCATCCAGGGCCACATCTACTCTACCGGTGGTTTCGACTGTCCCTTTGTCGCCGTTGAAGTCTTTTGGCAGGACTACCCGGCCAGCCTGTTCTACTTCCTGCCAGTAGGGTATCTCACGAAGCAGTGTGGTACTGAGGGCGTATTGCTGCAGTGCTTCGGCCCATCGCTTATAGCTATCTGATTTTAGCGGAAGGAGCTGGCTATCAGCCCCTGAAGCATCCAGTAATGTTTTCAGGTCTTCCAGTAGCAGGCGCCATGAGACGCCGTCGATTACGAGGTGGTGCACGACAATAAACAGGAAGCAGCGGTCTGTAAATCTGTATATTCTGCAGGTCAGCACAGGGCCTGTTTCCAGGTTTATGCCTGCCTGTACCTTCTCCATTTCCTGCAGACAGATTTCATGGTTATATTCGCCTGAAAAGTGCTTCTCCGCTACATCTACGGGGTAGGTTGCAGCGTGATTGTACTGCGTGCTCTTTTGCAGACTAAAGGTCATCCGGAGCGCATCATGGTGCTGCTGCAGGGTATTTATGACACTTTCAACTTTATCAGCAGGCTGTTGCTGGTGCCATTCCAGTAATACGGCCTGGTTAAAATGGGCAGGCTTCTGTCGCTTACTGTCCAGGAAGCGGGCCTGGAAGGGCGTAAGGGGCACTTCTCCTTCTATAATCCCCTGCTCTGCCCTGCGGCGCACCGGCTTTACTCTTACCGCGAGGTCTTCTATAACGGGCGATGAAAATATGTCCTTAACTTCCAGTTTATACCCCTGCTGGTGCATCAGAGAGGCTACCTGTATGGCTTTTATGGAATCTCCCCCTGTCTCAAAGAAATTATCGGTACGGGCGATGGCCTCACGTCCCAGTATCTTCTGCCAGGCATCCACCAGCAGTATTTCGGCCTCTCCTTCAGCGAGGTATAGCTCCTTTTCCTCTACCTCCTTGCTATCAGGCATGGGCAGGTGCCGGCGGTCCAGCTTGCCGGTAGCCGTCCGTGCAAAGGAATCCACCTGTATAAACCGGCCGGGAATCATATAAGCAGGCAGGTGGCTTTTCAGCCATGTTTTCATGCCTTCTTCACCGTGTTCCGGTGTACCGGTGTACCAGGCAAGCAGCTCATTGCCCTGTCCGTAATCCTGCACCCCTGCCACGGCCTCATTTACTCCCGGGTAGCGCAGCAGCACATTTTCTATCTCACCGGTTTCTATGCGGAAGCCCCTGACTTTTACCTGCAGGTCATTGCGGCCCTGGTATTGGAGCAGTCCGTTTTGTGTCCACCGGCCCAGGTCGCCGGTACGGTACATGATCTCCCCCTGCTGAAAAGGATTCGACACAAAGCGTTTTTCTGTTTCTTCAGGGAGGTTTTTGTAGCCCCTGGCCAGTCCCACCCCACTGATGCATATCTCGCCGTCATAGCCCACCGGCATGAGTTGATTACGTGCATCAAGTACGTATAAGCGGGTATTGCTTACGGGCTTACCGATTGGGATAAGGGTATCCCCGGGTTTGGTGGTGTAGTACGTTACGTCTACTGACGCTTCGGTAGGCCCATACAGGTTATGCAGCGGCACACTCAGCAGGCGATAATGCAAATCTACCGTTTCGGGGTGCAGTGCTTCCCCGCTGGCAATCACACGGCGGAGGCTTTTTAACTGGTTTACACCCTCTTCACCCAACGCGTTGAGAAAGGCCTGGTACATACCGGGGACAAAGTGTACGGTAGTAACCTGGTTATCCTGAATGTGCTCTGCCAACCGGCCAGGCTCATAGATCACGTCAGGGTCGCAGAGTACCATGGTCGGTCCGTAGCACAGCGGCATAAACAGCTCCCATACGGACACGTCAAATACATAAGGGGTCTTCTGGAAAATAATATCATCCTCCCCGAACCCAAGGGCCTTGTATTGCCAGTGAATCCTGTTTACCACTCCTTTATGAGGGATAATGACGCCTTTGGGGGTGCCGGTAGAGCCGGAGGTATAGAGTATGTAGGCCGGATCATCTATACCGGGGCCTTCTTCGGGCTTAACCGGGAGGTGTTTCTGCCACGGCTCTTCGCCATCCAGGTACAATGGAGCGCTATCAGCGGGCAGGTTACGGCTTTCTTCCCCCTTTCGGGAAATAATTACCTGCAGACCGGCATTTTTCACCATATACGCTACGCGTTTATCGGGATACGCCGGGTCGATGGGTACATAGGCGGCCCCTGTTTTTAGAATAGCCAGAATAGCGATAATTCGCTCAGCGGAGGCATCGAGGCAAAGGCCTACTGCCTGCCCGGCACCGATTCTTTTTGC
It contains:
- a CDS encoding amino acid adenylation domain-containing protein gives rise to the protein MQNLSKENIQNIYNLSPMQEGMYFHALLEEGTAYVQQVAYRVEGTLQPDLVKKTFEHLTARYDILRTVFVQKSTRDILQVVLREVEVDFAQEDISESDSKETALEQIKSREREKPFDLKKSVAFRLKVVKVDSHTYEVIWTYHHILMDGWSLAILLADFLDSYQAIEKGEKPVLPVARQFRDYVRWLGNQNGEDSQRFWKQYLQGYDRMARIPRHATKKEGTAYRPAHTTLAFDQKESQQLEKLATGAGVTVSLVFQALWGILLSRYQQQEDVVFGAVVSGRPADLPGIQNMPGMFINVIPVRLSPSPEETFTELLGSMQKEAAEALPHHYTPLVDVQRSSELTGGLFDHIMAFENYPIDERIAEGAQQEGSFRVTGFNLFEHTTYDFNLSVIPGDTLSIRFDFNLNVFTEEQLKDIAAQLKRIASQVTGNPAAKLKDIALLSEKQEADLLQVGRGEERPFDEKATLVSLFQKQVERTPDAIAIAGQEESFTYAQLADKARRVSQHLTRNGGVMPGDTVAIFMDRSADTIVSMLAIMYSGAAFVPVDTTYPDARKEHIVSQSECKALITHSNYLMDIGFFTGFLVALDVEADQLPDAAEIQASVAQDHNAYLIFTSGTTGWPKGVQVTHRNFVNYITWANDYYFNDEGGYNMPFFTSPSFDLTLTSIFSPLLRGGSIQLPQREAVQEVLSEVFGPGSPVQAVKLTPSHIRLLKNLNLSSSEVKKIIAGGEALKPDDIHTLLALNADMVIYNEYGPTETTVGASVKKIDREDTRINIGKPVANTRLYITDSRHTLLPYGATGEIVIAGEGVAKGYAGDDQATEAKFIKDPWGEGKAYLTGDLGRWLPGGMLAYEGRADEQVKVNGHRIEPGEVRSLLLEHASVNDAHVAVRLSPAGEPMLIAYYIADAAATEEALREHVGRSLPPYMVPRFLVEVQEIPLTANGKVDTTALPEPKEIVESRKAAYKAPASEPELFIASLFTKVLGAEKPGLNDDFFRLGGDSLKAIQLVNLSGERYPDVLQVGDVFNGATVGDLSAVINKRTGVEESAGQKEDFQEFEL